One Bradyrhizobium sp. CCGB12 genomic window carries:
- the lnt gene encoding apolipoprotein N-acyltransferase, producing MSLLQRLRQIALAIILTWGWKRAVIAMAAGALSVLALAPFNLFPVLFVTFPVLVWLIDGAGAGRHGGVPAAALTGYWFGLGYFVPGLYWIGYAFFVDADVFAWLTPFAVLGLPAYLSIFTAIGFALARLLWTKNATRVLALAASLTISEWLRGHALTGFPWNAFGYALSEPLPLAQTASLIGLWGMTFLTVAIFASPATLIDRAPDRRLQWRATAAAIALLIVMGAFGAIRLSLHPTTMVSGAKLRLMQPNLQQDVKFNYAAKAEVMKKYLALSDRASGPQSTGVRDATILIWPESAFPFFLTREADAMAEIADLLPKGTVLITGSVRAPDLPRGTPITRAYNSIYVIDHDGSVLAVYDKLHLVPFGEFLPYQGLMEKLGFEQLTRMRGGFIAGTVRHALPVPSAPPALPLICYEAIFPGEVAGRNERPGWIVNLTNDGWFGISTGPYQHLEQARMRAIELGLPLVRSANTGISAVIDPVGRTIASLGLGIEGILDASLPAAIPPTVYARVGDAPAAMLVALAVIVAVRRRVAKRP from the coding sequence GTGAGCCTCCTCCAGCGACTTCGGCAGATTGCGCTTGCCATCATCCTCACCTGGGGATGGAAGCGCGCCGTCATCGCCATGGCAGCCGGAGCGCTGTCGGTGCTGGCGCTGGCGCCGTTCAATCTCTTCCCGGTGCTGTTTGTCACCTTCCCGGTGCTGGTCTGGTTGATCGACGGCGCCGGAGCCGGACGACATGGCGGCGTCCCTGCCGCGGCGCTAACCGGCTACTGGTTCGGGCTCGGCTATTTCGTGCCCGGCCTCTACTGGATCGGCTACGCCTTCTTCGTCGACGCCGACGTGTTCGCCTGGCTGACGCCGTTCGCCGTGCTGGGCCTACCGGCCTATCTCTCGATCTTCACGGCGATCGGCTTTGCGCTGGCGCGGCTGCTCTGGACCAAGAACGCCACGCGCGTGCTGGCTCTCGCAGCAAGCCTCACCATCAGCGAATGGCTGCGTGGTCACGCGCTGACCGGCTTTCCCTGGAACGCGTTCGGCTACGCGCTGTCCGAGCCGCTGCCGCTGGCGCAGACGGCATCGTTGATCGGCTTGTGGGGCATGACGTTCCTGACGGTCGCGATCTTCGCGAGCCCTGCGACGCTGATCGACCGCGCGCCCGATCGCCGCCTGCAATGGCGCGCGACGGCCGCGGCGATTGCGCTTCTGATCGTCATGGGCGCGTTCGGCGCGATCCGTCTGTCGCTGCATCCGACCACGATGGTATCAGGCGCCAAGCTGCGCCTAATGCAGCCGAACCTCCAGCAGGACGTGAAATTCAACTATGCCGCCAAGGCGGAGGTGATGAAGAAATACCTGGCGCTGTCCGACCGCGCCTCGGGTCCGCAATCGACCGGCGTGCGCGATGCTACCATCCTGATCTGGCCGGAATCCGCCTTTCCGTTCTTCCTCACGCGCGAAGCCGACGCGATGGCTGAGATCGCCGACCTTCTGCCGAAGGGCACCGTGCTGATCACGGGTTCGGTCCGCGCGCCCGACCTGCCGCGGGGCACGCCAATCACGCGCGCCTATAATTCGATCTATGTGATCGATCACGACGGCAGCGTGCTCGCTGTGTATGACAAGCTGCATTTGGTGCCTTTCGGAGAATTTCTTCCCTACCAGGGGTTGATGGAGAAGCTCGGTTTCGAGCAACTGACGCGCATGCGCGGCGGCTTCATTGCCGGCACCGTGCGGCACGCGCTGCCGGTCCCCAGCGCTCCGCCCGCGCTGCCGCTGATCTGTTACGAAGCCATCTTTCCCGGCGAGGTCGCAGGACGCAACGAACGTCCCGGCTGGATCGTGAACCTCACCAATGACGGTTGGTTCGGCATCTCGACCGGTCCCTATCAGCATCTGGAGCAGGCGCGGATGCGCGCGATCGAGCTCGGCTTGCCGTTGGTGCGCTCCGCCAATACCGGCATCTCCGCAGTGATCGATCCGGTGGGCCGCACCATTGCCAGCCTCGGTCTCGGGATCGAAGGCATTCTGGATGCAAGCCTGCCGGCCGCTATTCCGCCGACCGTCTATGCGCGGGTGGGCGATGCGCCCGCCGCCATGCTCGTCGCGCTGGCCGTTATCGTGGCGGTCCGTCGGCGCGTCGCCAAGCGCCCCTGA
- the trmB gene encoding tRNA (guanosine(46)-N7)-methyltransferase TrmB, protein MSERKSDPERDDSERAFFGRRKGHKLRQHQAGLIDHLLPHLALDIASEAPANACEIFDPAANDVRLEIGFGGGEHLAAEAQNFATTGFIGCEPYVNGMAKILAQIEAANIGNIRLFAGDAAELLAWLPKASLSRIDLIHPDPWPKRRHWKRRFVQDRTIAAMARVLKPGGEFRFVCDIDDYCAWTLSHLARSPDFVWLAERADDFRQPWDGYTMTRYGRKAAREGRKAAYLRFRRVD, encoded by the coding sequence ATGAGCGAGCGCAAATCAGATCCCGAGCGCGATGACAGCGAGCGCGCCTTCTTCGGGCGCCGCAAGGGCCACAAGCTCAGGCAGCATCAGGCCGGGTTGATCGATCATCTGCTGCCGCATCTTGCGCTCGACATCGCGAGCGAAGCGCCGGCGAATGCCTGCGAGATCTTCGATCCCGCAGCGAACGATGTGCGGCTCGAGATCGGCTTCGGCGGCGGCGAGCATCTCGCAGCCGAGGCGCAGAATTTCGCCACGACCGGCTTCATCGGCTGCGAGCCCTATGTCAACGGCATGGCCAAGATCCTCGCGCAGATCGAGGCGGCCAATATCGGCAACATCCGTCTGTTCGCGGGCGATGCCGCCGAGCTCCTGGCATGGCTGCCGAAGGCCTCGCTGTCGCGGATTGATCTGATTCATCCTGATCCCTGGCCGAAACGGCGACACTGGAAGCGGCGCTTCGTCCAGGACAGGACCATCGCCGCAATGGCGCGCGTGCTCAAGCCTGGCGGCGAATTCCGCTTCGTCTGCGACATCGACGATTACTGCGCCTGGACGCTGTCGCATCTTGCGCGGTCGCCGGACTTCGTCTGGCTTGCGGAGCGCGCCGACGATTTCCGGCAGCCCTGGGACGGCTACACCATGACGCGCTACGGCCGGAAGGCCGCCCGCGAGGGACGCAAGGCGGCTTACTTGCGATTCAGACGGGTCGATTAG
- a CDS encoding helix-turn-helix domain-containing protein — translation MSKAPNPVDKYVGSRVRMRRIMLGMSQEKLGEALGLTFQQIQKYEKGTNRVGASRIQQIAEILQVPVSFLFEGGPSGVPGPDGFSEGASPSYVSDFLATSEGLALTKAFTRITDSKMRRSIVDLVEQIAAREGPDKR, via the coding sequence ATGTCGAAAGCGCCCAACCCTGTTGACAAATATGTCGGCAGTCGCGTGCGTATGCGCCGCATCATGTTGGGCATGAGCCAGGAAAAGCTCGGTGAAGCTTTGGGCCTGACTTTCCAGCAGATTCAGAAGTACGAGAAGGGCACCAACCGGGTCGGTGCGAGCCGCATCCAGCAGATCGCCGAAATTCTCCAGGTCCCTGTGTCGTTCCTGTTCGAGGGCGGGCCGAGCGGTGTGCCAGGTCCGGATGGCTTCAGTGAAGGCGCCTCGCCCTCTTACGTCTCGGATTTCCTCGCGACATCGGAGGGACTCGCCTTGACCAAGGCGTTCACCCGAATCACCGATTCCAAGATGCGCCGCTCCATCGTCGATCTCGTCGAGCAGATCGCCGCCCGCGAAGGCCCCGACAAGCGCTGA
- a CDS encoding M20 family metallopeptidase, whose protein sequence is MMQFKGIDAFMASSNWFDSQTILDGIRRWVEIETPTEAPEQVNKLISVVAEQYRDLPVTLERVAGVGGCGDHLVARSTWGQDRPGILVLSHLDTVHPMGFIERLPFKVEGDSAFGPGIYDMKGGAYIAHHAFRALCATGDRSPLGITHMFTSDEEIGSPTSRALIEKEGRKAKYVLVTEPARDGGRIVTGRKGVGRFRVFIKGVPAHAGSRPEDGRSAVRELANVILALEGMNDLKRGVSVNVGVVRGGTRPNVTPEDAYAEVDLRVLSLNDADEFVGKILALTSKTEGVTVKVTGELNRPPYEKSNAGASLYEHAKTLAAEIGFELIDTHTGGGSDGNFTAPHTATLDGLGVDGKGAHTHYEQLYVSSLEPRARLLHRLYQTLR, encoded by the coding sequence ATGATGCAGTTCAAGGGCATAGATGCGTTCATGGCCAGCTCCAATTGGTTCGATTCCCAAACCATTCTCGATGGCATCCGCCGCTGGGTGGAGATCGAGACGCCGACCGAAGCGCCCGAACAGGTCAACAAGCTGATCTCCGTGGTCGCTGAGCAGTACCGCGATCTGCCCGTCACGCTCGAGCGCGTCGCCGGCGTCGGAGGCTGCGGCGATCATCTCGTGGCGCGCTCGACCTGGGGCCAGGACCGGCCGGGTATCCTGGTGCTGAGCCACCTCGATACCGTTCACCCGATGGGCTTCATCGAGCGCCTGCCGTTCAAGGTCGAGGGCGACAGCGCATTCGGCCCCGGCATCTACGACATGAAGGGCGGCGCCTACATCGCCCATCACGCCTTTCGCGCGCTCTGCGCCACCGGCGATCGGTCGCCGCTCGGCATCACCCACATGTTCACCTCCGACGAGGAGATCGGCAGCCCCACCTCGCGTGCGCTGATCGAGAAGGAGGGGCGCAAGGCCAAATATGTGCTGGTGACGGAGCCGGCGCGCGACGGCGGCAGGATCGTCACCGGACGCAAGGGCGTCGGACGCTTCCGCGTCTTCATCAAGGGTGTGCCCGCGCATGCCGGGTCCCGGCCGGAAGACGGCCGCAGCGCCGTTCGCGAGCTCGCCAACGTGATCCTGGCGCTGGAAGGGATGAACGACCTGAAGCGCGGCGTCAGCGTCAATGTCGGCGTGGTGCGCGGCGGCACGCGTCCCAACGTGACGCCGGAAGACGCCTATGCCGAAGTCGATCTGCGCGTGCTGAGCCTCAACGACGCGGACGAGTTCGTCGGCAAGATCCTCGCGCTGACGTCGAAGACCGAAGGCGTCACCGTCAAGGTCACGGGCGAGCTCAATCGTCCCCCTTACGAGAAGAGCAATGCAGGCGCCTCGCTCTACGAGCACGCAAAGACGCTTGCCGCCGAGATCGGCTTCGAGCTGATCGACACCCACACCGGCGGCGGTTCGGACGGCAATTTCACTGCCCCGCACACCGCGACCCTCGACGGACTCGGCGTCGACGGCAAGGGTGCGCACACCCATTATGAGCAGCTCTACGTCTCGTCGCTCGAGCCGCGTGCGCGGCTGCTCCACCGTCTGTATCAGACGCTGCGATGA